The Lycium barbarum isolate Lr01 chromosome 12, ASM1917538v2, whole genome shotgun sequence genome includes a region encoding these proteins:
- the LOC132621784 gene encoding uncharacterized protein LOC132621784 — MDRIGQSSQSGWMNQVGTSSAYPITQNDGPSSSFGAVDSYWENIVVAPNYRQRPAMDSPNYPNYIVTSSSDSEEIPNAEESEDEESDDEVQAGTNPQYQLELLQDMMNSSAQQEELNSQHLFEQQESTPVQPQSQFRQQESTPVQPQSQF; from the exons atggatcgCATCGGACAGTCCTCTCAATCGGGATGgatgaatcaggttggaacatcctcagcctatccaatTACTCAAAACgatggtccttcctcaagtttcggtgcagttgattcCTATTG ggagaatatcgtggttgcaccaaattataggcaaagaccTGCTATGGATAGTCCgaattatccgaattatatagtgacatcatcgagtgatagtgaggaaatacctaatgcggaggaaagtgaagATGAAGAAAGTGACGATGAGGTTCAGGCTGGAACTAATCCTCAATATCAActagaactgttgcaagacatgatgaacaGTTCGGCACAGCAGGAAGAACTGAATTCACAGCACCTatttgaacagcaagagtcgaccccggttcagccgcaaagccaatttcgACAGCAAGAGTCGACCCCAGTTCAGCCGCAAAGTCAATTTTAA